In Streptomyces sp. RFCAC02, the following proteins share a genomic window:
- the sepH gene encoding septation protein SepH, with protein sequence MTSAGTTREVLVPELRVVAVSNDGTRLVLKAADNTEYTLPIDERLRAAVRNDRARLGQIEIEVENHLRPRDIQARIRAGATAEEVAQFAGIPVDRVRRFEGPVLAERAFMAERARKTPVRRPGETAGPQLGEAVADRLMLRGADKDAVRWDSWRRDDGTWEVLLVYRVAGETHSASWMYDPPRRLVQAVDDEARSLLGETDDTPEPSTPFVPRIARLPRESDRSPSRGADPVERGGRGDSEPDSLTSLLEAVPSFRGDLMVPEPASALAAAAASEPEPDDDDLPEGPPVPRGPSAPAASAGSTYADVLMPRSVGGHRERLTGSTDRQAEADGVRPGRRAAVPSWDEIVFGTRRKKKE encoded by the coding sequence GTGACGTCGGCAGGCACCACCCGGGAGGTCCTCGTGCCCGAACTGCGTGTCGTGGCCGTGAGCAATGACGGCACACGTCTGGTGCTCAAGGCTGCCGACAACACGGAATACACCCTTCCGATCGACGAGCGGCTGCGCGCCGCCGTGCGCAACGACCGCGCGCGTCTCGGTCAGATCGAGATCGAGGTGGAGAACCACCTCCGCCCCCGCGACATCCAGGCGCGGATAAGAGCCGGCGCGACGGCCGAGGAGGTCGCCCAGTTCGCCGGCATCCCCGTGGACCGGGTGCGGCGCTTCGAGGGGCCGGTGCTGGCCGAGCGCGCGTTCATGGCGGAGCGCGCCCGCAAGACCCCCGTGCGGCGGCCGGGCGAGACGGCCGGGCCGCAGCTCGGCGAGGCCGTCGCGGACCGCCTCATGCTGCGCGGCGCCGACAAGGACGCCGTGCGCTGGGACTCCTGGCGCCGCGACGACGGCACCTGGGAAGTGCTGCTCGTCTACCGTGTCGCCGGCGAGACCCACTCCGCGAGCTGGATGTACGACCCGCCGCGCCGCCTCGTGCAGGCCGTGGACGACGAGGCGCGTTCCCTCCTCGGCGAGACGGACGACACACCGGAGCCGAGCACGCCGTTCGTGCCGCGCATCGCCCGGCTGCCGCGGGAGTCGGACCGGTCGCCGTCCCGCGGGGCGGATCCGGTCGAGCGCGGCGGGCGGGGCGACTCCGAGCCGGACTCCCTCACCAGCCTGCTGGAGGCCGTCCCGAGCTTCCGGGGCGACCTGATGGTGCCCGAGCCGGCCTCCGCGCTCGCCGCGGCGGCGGCCTCCGAGCCCGAACCGGACGACGACGACCTGCCCGAGGGACCGCCGGTCCCCCGCGGTCCCTCGGCCCCGGCCGCCAGCGCCGGCTCGACGTACGCGGACGTCCTGATGCCCCGGTCGGTCGGCGGCCACCGGGAGCGTCTGACGGGCTCGACCGACCGCCAGGCCGAGGCGGACGGCGTACGGCCCGGGCGGCGCGCGGCCGTGCCAAGCTGGGACGAGATCGTCTTCGGCACCCGGCGCAAGAAGAAGGAGTAG
- a CDS encoding ferrochelatase, translated as MDRATDAHPYDALLLLSFGGPEGPDDVLPFLENVTRGRGIPRERLAEVGAHYHLFGGVSPINEQNRTLLAALRADFAEHGVDLPVYWGNRNWAPYITDTLREIAAAGHRRVLTLATSAYASYSGCRQYREDLAGALAALTAEGIELPRIDKLRHYFNHPGFLDTMTDGVLTALAELPGEVRDGAHLVFTTHSIPDSAADTSGPPASHRAGGAYVAQHLDAARTVARAVHEATGVDRPFELVYQSRSGSPQIPWLEPDIVDRLRELHGQGAPAVVMIPIGFVSDHMEVLYDLDTEAMTAARELGLPAVRSATVGSDPRFVAAVRDLVLERAATERGESPARCALGDLGPSHDVCPVGCCPGRVAKPAAAGADSPYA; from the coding sequence ATGGACCGTGCGACCGATGCCCACCCCTACGACGCCCTGCTCCTCCTGTCCTTCGGCGGCCCCGAGGGTCCCGACGACGTGCTGCCGTTCCTGGAGAACGTGACGCGCGGCCGCGGCATCCCGCGCGAGCGTCTGGCCGAGGTCGGTGCCCACTACCACCTCTTCGGCGGCGTCAGCCCGATCAACGAGCAGAACCGCACGCTGCTCGCCGCCCTCCGCGCCGACTTCGCCGAGCACGGCGTCGACCTGCCCGTCTACTGGGGCAACCGCAACTGGGCGCCCTACATCACCGACACCCTCCGCGAGATCGCCGCCGCCGGACACCGCCGCGTGCTCACGCTCGCCACCAGCGCGTACGCCTCGTACTCGGGCTGCCGCCAGTACCGCGAGGACCTCGCGGGCGCGCTCGCCGCGCTGACGGCCGAGGGCATCGAACTGCCCCGGATCGACAAGCTCCGGCACTACTTCAACCACCCGGGCTTCCTCGACACCATGACCGACGGCGTCCTCACGGCGCTCGCCGAGCTGCCCGGCGAGGTCCGCGACGGCGCGCACCTCGTGTTCACCACGCACTCGATCCCCGACAGCGCCGCCGACACGTCGGGTCCGCCCGCGAGCCACCGGGCCGGCGGCGCGTACGTCGCCCAGCACCTGGACGCCGCGCGGACCGTCGCCCGCGCCGTCCACGAGGCCACCGGCGTCGACCGTCCGTTCGAGCTGGTCTACCAGTCACGCAGCGGCTCCCCGCAGATCCCGTGGCTGGAGCCGGACATCGTGGACCGGCTGCGCGAGCTGCACGGGCAGGGCGCCCCGGCCGTCGTCATGATCCCGATCGGCTTCGTCTCGGACCACATGGAGGTCCTGTACGACCTCGACACCGAGGCGATGACGGCCGCCCGCGAGCTGGGGCTGCCGGCCGTCAGGTCGGCGACGGTCGGCTCCGACCCGCGGTTCGTCGCCGCCGTCCGCGACCTCGTGCTGGAGCGCGCGGCCACCGAGCGCGGCGAGTCCCCGGCCCGCTGCGCTCTCGGTGACCTCGGGCCGAGCCACGACGTGTGCCCGGTCGGGTGCTGTCCGGGGCGGGTCGCCAAGCCGGCCGCCGCGGGCGCCGACAGCCCGTACGCCTGA
- a CDS encoding VOC family protein, with translation MAETASPPVPGTHRWVSLMVHDLAASRRFYGALFGWEFDEHAPQLGPYVRALRDGHPVAGLGEIAAGARRVVAWLPYIATNDADDTAARIRDCGGTVAVGPLDVEHVGRLAIAADVGGAAFGVWQGGPRRSGPFTGPHGAPVWNELITPGSTGVGLFYTNVFGYERVPEAADAAPGDRIVLRLDGRAVAGVRSVARGALPHNHGPHWLTYFSVPDVDEAVARAAELGARTVGGPLDSPFGRRAVLTDPEGAPFAVIQSAER, from the coding sequence ATGGCCGAGACAGCGAGCCCGCCCGTACCCGGGACGCACCGGTGGGTCAGCCTGATGGTGCACGACCTGGCGGCGAGCCGGCGCTTCTACGGGGCGTTGTTCGGCTGGGAGTTCGACGAGCACGCGCCGCAGCTCGGGCCGTACGTGCGGGCGCTGCGGGACGGGCATCCCGTCGCGGGGCTCGGCGAGATCGCCGCGGGCGCGCGCCGGGTCGTCGCGTGGCTGCCGTACATTGCGACCAACGACGCGGACGACACGGCCGCCCGCATCCGCGACTGCGGCGGCACGGTCGCCGTCGGCCCGCTCGACGTGGAGCACGTCGGGCGGCTCGCGATCGCGGCGGACGTGGGCGGCGCGGCGTTCGGCGTGTGGCAGGGCGGGCCGCGGCGCAGCGGCCCGTTCACCGGACCGCACGGCGCCCCCGTGTGGAACGAGCTGATCACCCCGGGTTCGACGGGTGTCGGCCTCTTCTACACGAACGTCTTCGGCTACGAGCGGGTGCCCGAGGCGGCGGACGCGGCGCCCGGGGACCGGATCGTGCTGCGTCTGGACGGCCGGGCCGTCGCAGGCGTCAGGAGCGTGGCGCGGGGGGCGCTGCCGCACAACCACGGGCCGCACTGGCTCACGTACTTCTCGGTGCCGGACGTGGACGAGGCCGTGGCCCGCGCCGCCGAGCTGGGCGCGCGGACGGTGGGCGGGCCGCTGGACTCGCCGTTCGGCCGCCGTGCCGTGCTGACGGATCCGGAGGGCGCGCCGTTCGCCGTGATCCAGTCGGCGGAGCGCTGA
- a CDS encoding HAMP domain-containing sensor histidine kinase produces the protein MAAAPPPVPPLPGHRPAPPRPSRPPQEAERRAGWLRPTIRIRLTLLYGGMFLIAGILLLSIIYLLAAQALNRGNDMPYDISDGAQVRITSDTCAEISGVVSGDVFMKWAQECQGIQRDIALDQLLRSSLLTLLGLAVAAFAFGYVIAGRVLAPLGRITRTARQVAGSDLHRRIELDGPDDELKELADTFDEMLDRLERAFTSQQRFVANASHELRTPLAINRTLLEVQLSDPAASPELVQLGNTLLATNERSEQLVEGLLLLARSENELVDRKPVDLAEVAAQAVEQVRGEAAERGVALHGTREPARVQGNGVLLERIALNLVQNAVRYNTGRDGWVRVETRAGPGHALLVVENTGPVVPAYEIDNMFEPFRRLRTQRTRSDKGVGLGLSIVRSVARAHGGYVVAEPRESGGLVMRVAIPV, from the coding sequence ATGGCAGCCGCACCGCCCCCCGTACCACCGCTCCCGGGCCACCGCCCCGCGCCCCCGCGGCCGTCGAGACCGCCGCAGGAGGCCGAGCGCCGCGCCGGCTGGCTCAGGCCGACGATCCGCATCCGCCTGACGCTGCTGTACGGCGGCATGTTCCTGATCGCCGGCATCCTGCTGCTGTCGATCATCTACCTGCTCGCCGCGCAGGCCTTGAACCGGGGCAACGACATGCCCTACGACATCTCCGACGGCGCCCAGGTGCGGATCACCTCCGACACCTGCGCCGAGATCTCGGGAGTCGTCAGCGGCGACGTGTTCATGAAGTGGGCGCAGGAGTGCCAGGGCATCCAGCGCGACATCGCGCTCGACCAGCTCCTGCGCAGCTCCCTGCTGACGCTGCTCGGGCTCGCGGTGGCGGCGTTCGCCTTCGGCTACGTCATAGCCGGGCGCGTGCTCGCCCCGCTCGGCCGCATCACGCGCACGGCGCGCCAGGTCGCCGGCTCGGACCTGCACCGCAGGATCGAGCTCGACGGGCCGGACGACGAGCTGAAGGAGCTGGCGGACACCTTCGACGAGATGCTGGACCGGCTTGAGCGCGCGTTCACGTCGCAGCAGCGGTTCGTCGCCAACGCGTCGCACGAGCTGCGCACCCCGCTCGCGATCAACCGGACGCTGCTGGAGGTCCAGCTCTCCGACCCGGCGGCCTCGCCGGAGCTCGTGCAGCTCGGGAACACCCTGCTCGCCACCAACGAGCGCAGCGAGCAGCTCGTGGAGGGCCTCCTGCTGCTCGCCCGCAGCGAGAACGAGCTGGTGGACCGCAAGCCCGTGGATCTCGCGGAGGTGGCCGCCCAGGCCGTCGAGCAGGTCCGGGGCGAGGCGGCGGAGCGCGGCGTCGCCCTGCACGGCACCCGGGAGCCTGCCCGGGTCCAGGGGAACGGCGTGCTCCTGGAGCGGATCGCGCTCAACCTCGTGCAGAACGCCGTGCGGTACAACACCGGGCGCGACGGCTGGGTCCGGGTGGAGACCCGGGCCGGTCCCGGGCACGCGCTGCTCGTGGTGGAGAATACGGGGCCGGTGGTGCCCGCCTACGAGATCGACAACATGTTCGAGCCCTTCCGGCGGTTGCGCACACAGCGCACACGGAGCGACAAAGGTGTCGGTCTCGGCCTGTCCATCGTCCGGTCCGTCGCCCGCGCGCACGGCGGGTACGTGGTGGCCGAGCCGCGCGAGAGCGGTGGTCTCGTGATGCGGGTCGCCATCCCGGTCTGA
- a CDS encoding DUF3093 domain-containing protein encodes MKPYDERLTVPRSWWLMGIGCAALLAVALLPLGAVALLCGLAAGGAVIGAALSSYGSARIRVTGGSLIAGRARIPLTALGEARTLDAEEARAWRTHRADVRAHMLLRAYIPTAVRVEVTDPEDPTPYLYLSTRQPDRLRAALTAARPDVA; translated from the coding sequence ATGAAGCCTTACGACGAGCGCCTGACCGTTCCCCGCTCCTGGTGGCTGATGGGCATCGGCTGCGCCGCCCTGCTGGCGGTGGCCCTCCTCCCGCTGGGCGCCGTCGCCCTGCTGTGCGGGCTGGCCGCCGGCGGAGCCGTGATCGGGGCGGCCCTCAGCTCCTACGGATCGGCGCGCATCCGCGTCACGGGCGGCTCATTGATCGCGGGGCGGGCCAGGATTCCCCTGACGGCGCTGGGCGAGGCCCGGACGCTCGACGCCGAGGAGGCGCGCGCCTGGCGGACCCATCGGGCGGATGTCCGGGCCCATATGCTGCTGCGCGCCTACATCCCCACGGCGGTGCGGGTCGAGGTGACGGACCCGGAGGACCCGACGCCCTACCTGTATCTCTCGACCCGGCAGCCCGACCGTCTGCGTGCGGCGCTCACCGCGGCCCGCCCGGACGTGGCCTGA
- a CDS encoding DUF4193 domain-containing protein — protein MATDYDTPRKTDDDVNEDSIEELKARRNDKSASTVDVDEFEQAEGLELPGADLSNEELSVRVLPRQADEFTCMSCFLVHHRSQLAQEKDGQPICRDCAA, from the coding sequence ATGGCAACCGACTACGACACTCCACGCAAGACCGACGATGACGTCAACGAGGACAGCATCGAGGAGCTGAAGGCACGCCGCAACGACAAGTCCGCGTCCACGGTCGACGTCGACGAGTTCGAGCAGGCGGAGGGCCTGGAGCTGCCCGGTGCGGACCTCTCCAACGAGGAGCTGTCCGTCCGGGTGCTGCCGAGGCAGGCCGACGAGTTCACCTGCATGAGCTGCTTCCTGGTCCACCACAGGTCCCAGCTCGCCCAGGAGAAGGACGGCCAGCCGATCTGCCGCGACTGCGCGGCCTGA
- a CDS encoding sulfurtransferase: protein MTPMIPAAALAAALAPGAPPADRPVLLDARWQQGGPPGRPAYDAGHIPGAVFIDLDTDLAAPPGPGGRHPLPDPEIFGAAMRRAGVCHGRPVVVYDGGQNWAAARAWWLLRWAGHDRVMVLDGGLAAWPGELTREVPDPPEGDFVPRPGAVPVLDADAAAALARDPGGVLLDARAGERYRGEVEPIDPVAGHIPGALSAPTTENVGPDGLLRAPEELAARYAALGVRPGTAVGVYCGSGVSAAHEVLALASAGIEAALYPGSWSEWTARPERPVATGPDAG, encoded by the coding sequence ATGACCCCCATGATCCCCGCTGCCGCACTCGCCGCCGCACTCGCCCCCGGGGCTCCGCCCGCCGACCGGCCCGTCCTGCTGGACGCGCGCTGGCAGCAGGGCGGCCCGCCCGGCCGGCCCGCGTACGACGCCGGGCACATCCCGGGAGCCGTCTTCATCGACCTCGACACGGACCTCGCGGCGCCACCGGGACCGGGCGGGCGGCACCCGCTGCCGGACCCGGAGATCTTCGGCGCGGCGATGCGGCGGGCCGGTGTGTGCCACGGCCGGCCGGTCGTCGTGTACGACGGCGGGCAGAACTGGGCCGCCGCCCGAGCGTGGTGGCTCCTGCGCTGGGCAGGACACGATCGGGTGATGGTGTTGGACGGCGGGCTGGCCGCCTGGCCGGGTGAGCTGACGCGGGAGGTGCCCGACCCGCCGGAGGGCGACTTCGTGCCGCGCCCCGGCGCCGTGCCCGTCCTGGACGCCGACGCCGCGGCGGCCCTGGCCCGCGACCCGGGCGGCGTGCTGCTGGACGCGCGCGCGGGGGAGCGGTACCGCGGTGAGGTGGAGCCGATCGACCCGGTGGCCGGCCACATCCCCGGCGCGCTGTCCGCCCCGACGACGGAGAACGTCGGCCCGGACGGGCTGCTGCGCGCGCCGGAGGAGCTGGCCGCCCGGTACGCGGCGCTCGGCGTGCGGCCGGGCACCGCCGTCGGCGTCTACTGCGGCTCCGGGGTCTCCGCGGCGCACGAGGTGCTCGCCCTCGCGTCGGCCGGCATCGAGGCGGCGCTGTACCCGGGGTCGTGGAGCGAGTGGACGGCGCGGCCGGAGCGGCCGGTGGCCACCGGGCCCGACGCGGGCTGA
- a CDS encoding thymidine kinase, whose translation MAELAFFSGTMDCGKSTLALQIQHNRSARGLAGMIFTRDDRAGEGRLSSRLGLITEAIEAGAGFDFHAHLVRHLTAGGRADYVIADEAQFLAPEQVDQLARVVDDLGVDVYAFGITTDFRTRLFPGSQRLIELADRVEVLQVEALCWCGARATHNARTVGGRMVVEGAQVVVGDVGAHQEVGYEVLCRRHHRRRLTAATAGAAALSPDVLPVDAATAPRAD comes from the coding sequence GTGGCCGAACTCGCCTTCTTCTCCGGCACGATGGACTGCGGCAAGAGCACGCTTGCCCTCCAGATCCAGCACAACCGCTCCGCCCGCGGTCTCGCCGGCATGATCTTCACCCGCGACGACCGGGCCGGTGAGGGCCGGCTGTCCTCGCGGCTCGGCCTGATCACCGAGGCGATCGAGGCCGGCGCCGGTTTCGACTTCCACGCCCACCTGGTCCGGCACCTGACGGCCGGCGGCCGCGCCGACTACGTCATCGCCGACGAGGCGCAGTTCCTGGCGCCCGAGCAGGTCGACCAGCTCGCCCGCGTCGTCGACGACCTCGGGGTCGACGTGTACGCGTTCGGCATCACCACGGACTTCAGGACGCGGCTCTTCCCCGGCTCCCAGCGCCTCATCGAACTGGCCGACCGGGTCGAGGTCCTGCAGGTCGAGGCGCTGTGCTGGTGCGGTGCCCGCGCCACCCACAACGCCCGCACCGTCGGCGGCCGGATGGTCGTGGAGGGCGCCCAGGTCGTCGTCGGCGACGTGGGCGCGCACCAGGAGGTCGGCTACGAGGTGCTGTGCCGCCGCCACCACCGGCGCCGGCTGACCGCCGCCACGGCGGGCGCGGCCGCCCTGTCGCCCGACGTCCTGCCGGTGGACGCCGCCACCGCCCCGCGCGCCGACTGA
- a CDS encoding response regulator transcription factor, with translation MRVLVVEDEQLLADAVATGLRRESMAVDVVYDGAAAAERVDLNDYDVVVLDRDLPLLHGDDVCRHIVAAGKPTRVLMLTAAGDVSDRVEGLEIGADDYLPKPFAFSELTARVRALARRATAPLPPVLERSGIRLDPNRREVLRDGRPVQLAPKEFAVLEVLMRGDGNVVSAEQLLEKAWDEHTDPFTNVVRVTVMTLRRKLGDPPVITTVPGAGYRI, from the coding sequence GTGCGCGTACTGGTGGTGGAGGACGAACAGCTCCTCGCGGACGCCGTGGCCACCGGCCTGCGCCGCGAGAGCATGGCCGTGGACGTCGTGTACGACGGCGCCGCCGCCGCCGAGCGCGTCGATCTCAACGACTACGACGTCGTGGTCCTCGACCGCGACCTGCCGCTCCTGCACGGCGACGACGTCTGCCGCCACATCGTCGCGGCCGGCAAGCCGACGCGCGTGCTGATGCTCACCGCGGCCGGTGACGTGTCCGACCGCGTGGAGGGCCTGGAGATCGGCGCGGACGACTACCTGCCGAAGCCCTTCGCGTTCAGCGAGCTGACCGCCCGCGTCCGCGCGCTCGCCCGGCGCGCCACGGCGCCGCTGCCGCCCGTCCTGGAGCGCTCCGGCATCCGCCTCGACCCGAACCGCCGGGAGGTCCTCCGGGACGGCAGGCCGGTCCAGCTCGCCCCGAAGGAGTTCGCCGTGCTTGAGGTCCTGATGCGCGGCGACGGCAACGTCGTCTCGGCCGAGCAGCTCCTGGAAAAGGCGTGGGACGAGCACACCGACCCGTTCACCAACGTGGTCCGCGTCACCGTCATGACGTTGCGGCGCAAGCTGGGCGATCCGCCCGTCATCACGACCGTTCCCGGCGCCGGCTACCGGATCTGA
- the dut gene encoding dUTP diphosphatase — protein MSRPPVDVLIRRIDPAVPLPSRAHPGDAGVDLVTTAAAELAPGERAVLPTGVAIALPDGYAAFVHPRSGLAARCGVAMVNAPGTVDAGYRGEIKVIVVNLDPRETVRFEPFDRIAQLVVQQVETVRFHEVAELPGSARGTGGLGSTGGHAGVRKPYAAVGPGGSADRKGQ, from the coding sequence GTGAGCCGTCCCCCGGTGGACGTGCTGATCCGGCGGATCGATCCGGCGGTTCCCCTTCCCTCCCGCGCGCATCCCGGTGACGCCGGCGTCGACCTGGTGACCACCGCCGCCGCCGAGCTGGCGCCCGGCGAGCGGGCCGTACTGCCCACCGGCGTGGCCATCGCCCTGCCGGACGGCTACGCGGCGTTCGTGCACCCGCGCTCCGGCCTCGCGGCCCGGTGCGGCGTGGCCATGGTGAACGCGCCGGGGACCGTGGACGCCGGGTACCGTGGGGAGATCAAGGTCATCGTGGTCAATCTGGACCCGCGCGAGACAGTGCGGTTCGAGCCGTTCGACCGGATCGCCCAGCTCGTCGTCCAGCAGGTGGAGACGGTGCGCTTCCACGAGGTGGCCGAGCTGCCCGGCTCGGCCCGGGGGACCGGGGGTCTCGGATCGACGGGCGGCCATGCCGGCGTGCGGAAGCCCTATGCTGCGGTCGGTCCCGGCGGGAGCGCCGACCGGAAAGGACAGTGA
- a CDS encoding DUF3710 domain-containing protein, with protein MFGRRRKRNEEPKDAVEETTASEASDEAGEEAADEAEARRVRLEPAPRPDGPWDLDEVGAPGEGRVDLGGLFVPGVPGMELRVEVAGDAIVAATVVLKDSAIQLQAFAAPRREGIWGEVREEIAAGITKQGGSIEETEGPLGWELRAQVPVPLPDGKRGLQVVRFVGVDGPRWFLRGVISGHGAVQPQAAGLLEQIFRDTVVVRGASPMAPRDPIVLKLPQDAQMVPDGVKQDKTGSTDAPVSRFAGGLDKLRRGPETSEVR; from the coding sequence GTGTTCGGACGTCGTCGCAAGCGGAACGAGGAGCCGAAGGACGCGGTCGAGGAGACGACCGCGTCCGAGGCTTCGGACGAGGCGGGGGAGGAGGCCGCGGACGAGGCGGAGGCGCGCCGGGTCAGGCTCGAACCCGCGCCCCGGCCCGACGGCCCCTGGGACCTGGACGAGGTCGGCGCGCCGGGTGAGGGCCGGGTCGACCTCGGCGGCCTGTTCGTGCCGGGCGTGCCCGGCATGGAGCTGCGGGTCGAGGTCGCCGGGGACGCCATCGTCGCCGCCACCGTCGTCCTCAAGGACAGCGCCATCCAGCTCCAGGCGTTCGCCGCGCCCAGGCGCGAGGGCATCTGGGGCGAGGTGCGCGAGGAGATCGCCGCCGGCATCACCAAGCAGGGCGGCTCGATCGAGGAGACCGAGGGGCCGCTCGGCTGGGAGCTGCGCGCCCAGGTCCCGGTGCCGCTGCCCGACGGCAAGCGCGGCCTCCAGGTCGTCAGGTTCGTCGGTGTGGACGGCCCTCGCTGGTTCCTGCGCGGGGTGATCTCGGGCCACGGCGCGGTGCAGCCGCAGGCCGCCGGGCTGCTGGAGCAGATCTTCCGGGACACCGTGGTCGTCCGCGGGGCCTCCCCGATGGCGCCCCGCGACCCGATCGTGCTGAAGCTCCCGCAGGACGCCCAGATGGTGCCCGACGGCGTCAAGCAGGACAAGACCGGCAGCACCGACGCCCCGGTGTCGCGGTTCGCCGGCGGCCTCGACAAGCTCCGCCGCGGACCGGAGACCTCCGAGGTGCGCTGA